A genome region from Anastrepha obliqua isolate idAnaObli1 chromosome 4, idAnaObli1_1.0, whole genome shotgun sequence includes the following:
- the LOC129243863 gene encoding hexokinase type 2 produces MQDQNLKDFLKEFIISDSQLQEVYKRFTAEIRKGLSQAAHKQADTKCYMTYVQDLPTGDEKGNYLALDLGGTNFRVLRVALKGHHEAEINSKVYAVPKEIMTGSGTQLFDHIANCLAEFVNEHSLGDQHLPLGFTFSFPCIQLGLTKGLLVRWTKGFQCAGVEKEDVGRLLKEAIARRGDLVIEVMAILNDATGTLMSCAHRNPECRIGVIIGTGCNACYVERVENAELLEPEYKIDKPNILVNTEWGAFGENGQLEFVRTDYDRKVDKHSLNAGTQLFEKMISGMYLGELVRLVLHDAIQKNLIFVRNTVKHNFINILKKDIGCIETRFISEIENDSFPDFQQTRNILKELFGLEKASVEDCQKLRYICECISKRAAKLVAVGLSGLINKIAEPHVVVGVDGSVYRFHPHFDFYMRETMHKLVNPKTRFELMLSEDGSGRGAALVAAVASKN; encoded by the exons ATGCAGGACCAAAATCTAAAGGATTTTCTTAAAGAGTTCATCATCAGCGACTCACAACTACAGGAAGTATACAAACGATTCACTGCCGAAATACGTAAGGGCCTGTCACAGGCTGCACACAAACAAGCAGATACAAAATGTTATATGACTTATGTGCAAGATTTGCCAACCGGTGATGAGAAAGGCAATTATTTAGCTTTGGATCTGGGCGGCACAAATTTTCGAGTTTTGCGTGTGGCACTTAAGGGGCATCATGAAGCAGAAATCAATTCTAAAGTGTATGCGGTACCCAAAGAAATCATGACAGGTTCGGGTACACAACTTTTCGATCACATTGCTAATTGTTTGGCGGAGTTCGTTAATGAACATTCGCTAGGTGATCAACATTTGCCACTTGGTTTCACATTTTCATTTCCCTGCATACAATTGGGTCTAACTAAAGGACTGTTGGTACGCTGGACAAAGGGTTTCCAGTGTGCTGGTGTGGAAAAAGAGGATGTGGGGCGTTTGTTGAAGGAAGCTATAGCACGACGTGGAGATTTAGTGATCGAAGTGATGGCAATACTGAACGATGCTACTGGTACTCTCATGTCCTGCGCTCATCGGAACCCAGAATGTCGCATTGGTGTTATTATCGGTACCGGTTGTAATGCTTGCTATGTGGAGCGTGTTGAAAATGCTGAGTTATTAGAACCAGAATACAAAATTGATAAGCCCAATATATTAGTGAATACAGAATGGGGTGCTTTTGGCGAAAATGGGCAACTAGAGTTCGTGCGCACCGATTACGATCGCAAAGTTGATAAACACTCGCTGAATGCGGGTACACaactgtttgaaaaaatgaTATCAG GAATGTACCTCGGTGAGTTAGTGCGTCTGGTGCTACACGATGCTATACAAAAAAACCTAATATTTGTGCGTAACACCGTCAAACATAATTTcattaatatccttaaaaaagaCATTGGTTGTATTGAAACACGTTTCATATCGGAAATTGAAAACGATAGCTTTCCCGATTTCCAACAAACACGCAACATACTCAAAGAATTGTTTGGCTTGGAAAAAGCCTCGGTGGAGGACTGTCAAAAACTCAGATATATTTGCGAGTGTATTTCAAAGCGTGCAGCCAAATTGGTTGCAGTAGGCTTGAgtggtttaataaataaaattgccgaACCACATGTAGTGGTAGGGGTAGATGGATCCGTCTACCGGTTTCATCCTCACTTCGATTTTTATATGCGAGAAACCATGCATAAATTGGTAAATCCGAAAACGCGATTCGAACTAATGCTGTCAGAGGATGGTTCCGGGCGTGGTGCGGCACTAGTGGCAGCAGTGGCcagcaaaaattaa
- the LOC129243862 gene encoding angiogenic factor with G patch and FHA domains 1 isoform X1, whose amino-acid sequence MSDSESENNTKDVKRNGINFQLKENTVIVKLEHEELCAYIGELHELLIKKDKKIKKYKEKYKELLKKFKVEKTKANSDTEKTLATTSVELATKTPALEDNKLTEDNAATVDNFVDEIRQAAEQAQNLNGFVYEPTSGLYYDQKTGYYYNAEYGLYYDGNNGCYYNYNQERNAFEFHSQVSAQQLQKTAEGNNANCKDVLTNYDDIDVNEVVEFDEFGGVITDQERLHKIKEERRKEQEEERAWRKKKKSKNSKTAKSAKSSKRRHKSKKRKRSRKHSHSSSDSSESESESDEEKTSSTKRARQKSLDVEDGELTESSSSESGSQSEDSRYSNNKEGKGVATFSGGGRFQDIAKKYPPSLRIIVQESNLDSVKVGSLSLITYKGGSLGREGNHDVIIPDVNVSKLHMKFHYDHKQCIYKCIDLGSRNGTVLNGTRMSASKKESSEYDLAHGSVLQIGQTKLLCHVHEGNSTCGLCEPGLLIESPRESSGTTSNTVVLSHREQLKKLQKKYGLEKEKFVEAKQIVGNYNDRAATRRIQIGSSTDGEKTQSASVNTEISSENKGFKMLSKLGWNKGEALGKANDGSGLLEPINVASNEGKKGLGCEAAASGSVALSNADKRKIATWQKTQARYQQTDIFGDSEDST is encoded by the exons ATGTCTGACAGCGAGTcagaaaataacacaaaagatGTGAAGCGTAACGGTATAAATTTTCAACTTAAGGAAAATACCGTAATTGTAAAGCTGGAACATGAAGAATTATGCGCCTACATAGGGGAGCTGCATGAGTTGCTTATAAAAAAagacaagaaaattaaaaagtacaaGGAGAAATATAAAGAGCTG ctgaaaaaattcaaagtcgaaaaaacaaaagcaaacagtGACACCGAGAAAACGCTTGCTACCACAAGCGTTGAACTTGCCACCAAAACACCTGCTTTGGAAGACAATAAACTAACAGAAG ataatgcCGCTACTGTTGACAATTTCGTTGACGAAATTCGTCAGGCAGCCGAACAGGCACAGAATTTGAATGGTTTCGTCTATGAGCCCACGTCTGGACTGTATTATGATCAAAAGACTGGCTACTACTATAATGCG GAATATGGCCTCTATTATGATGGAAATAACGGCTGCTACTACAACTACAATCAAGAGAGAAATGCCTTCGAATTTCATTCGCAAGTTTCTGCGCAGCAATTACAGAAAACTGCAGAG GGCAACAACGCCAACTGTAAAGATGTTCTAACGAATTAT GATGATATTGATGTGAACGAGGTGGTCGAGTTCGATGAGTTTGGCGGCGTAATAACCGATCAAGAGCGTCTGCATAAAATCAAAGAGGAACGCCGCAAAGAGCAGGAGGAGGAACGTGCATGGCGCAAAAAGaagaaatctaaaaattcaaagaCGGCAAAGAGTGCCAAGTCGTCGAAACGCAGGCATAAATCGAAGAAACGTAAGCGCTCACGCAAACACTCGCACTCATCGTCAGATTCCTctgagagcgagagcgaaagtgACGAAGAAAAAACCTCGTCAACGAAGCGTGCACGCCAGAAGTCCCTTGACGTAGAGGATGGCGAGTTAACCGAGTCTAGCAGCAGCGAAAGTGGCAGCCAAAGTGAAGATAGCAGATATAGTAATAACAAGGAGGGGAAGGGAGTTGCAACTTTTTCGGGCGGTGGGCGCTTTCAAg ATATAGCCAAAAAATATCCTCCTTCGCTGCGCATTATTGTGCAAGAAAGCAATTTGGATAGCGTAAAAGTTGGTAGTCTAAGTCTGATTACTTATAAGGGCGGTAGTTTGGGGCGTGAAGGCAATCACGATGTCATAATACCGGATGTCAATGTGTCCAAG CTACACATGAAGTTCCATTATGACCACAAGCAATGTATTTACAAATGTATCGATTTGGGTTCACGCAATGGTACTGTACTGAATGGCACGCGCATGTCTGCATCGAAGAAAGAGAGCTCTGAGTATGATTTAGCGCATGGCAGTGTTTTGCAAATCGGTCAAACGAAGCTGCTGTGTCACGTGCACGAAGGTAACAGCACATGTGGCTTATGTGAGCCGGGTTTGTTGATCGAGTCGCCGCGTGAAAGTAGCGGTACGACTAGCAACACTGTTGTGCTATCACACCGCGAACAGTTAAAGAAATTGCAAAAGAAGTATGGCTTGGAGAAAGAGA AATTTGTGGAGGCTAAACAAATTGTCGGCAACTATAATGATCGCGCTGCAACGCGGCGCATACAGATCGGCAGTTCAACAGATGGCGAGAAAACTCAGTCAGCTTCTGTTAATAC TGAAATCTCTTCCGAAAATAAGGGCTTCAAAATGCTCTCTAAACTCGGCTGGAATAAGGGCGAGGCTTTGGGAAAAGCTAATGATGGTTCAGGACTTTTGGAACCG ATCAATGTCGCATCGAATGAAGGGAAAAAAGGTTTGGGTTGCGAGGCAGCTGCCTCGGGTAGTGTAGCACTTTCCAATGCAGATAAGCGCAAGATTGCCACTTGGCAGAAGACGCAGGCCCGTTATCAGCAAACTGATATTTTTGGAGATAGCGAAGATAGTACTTAA
- the LOC129243862 gene encoding angiogenic factor with G patch and FHA domains 1 isoform X2 produces MSDSESENNTKDVKRNGINFQLKENTVIVKLEHEELCAYIGELHELLIKKDKKIKKYKEKYKELLKKFKVEKTKANSDTEKTLATTSVELATKTPALEDNKLTEDNAATVDNFVDEIRQAAEQAQNLNGFVYEPTSGLYYDQKTGYYYNAEYGLYYDGNNGCYYNYNQERNAFEFHSQVSAQQLQKTAEDDIDVNEVVEFDEFGGVITDQERLHKIKEERRKEQEEERAWRKKKKSKNSKTAKSAKSSKRRHKSKKRKRSRKHSHSSSDSSESESESDEEKTSSTKRARQKSLDVEDGELTESSSSESGSQSEDSRYSNNKEGKGVATFSGGGRFQDIAKKYPPSLRIIVQESNLDSVKVGSLSLITYKGGSLGREGNHDVIIPDVNVSKLHMKFHYDHKQCIYKCIDLGSRNGTVLNGTRMSASKKESSEYDLAHGSVLQIGQTKLLCHVHEGNSTCGLCEPGLLIESPRESSGTTSNTVVLSHREQLKKLQKKYGLEKEKFVEAKQIVGNYNDRAATRRIQIGSSTDGEKTQSASVNTEISSENKGFKMLSKLGWNKGEALGKANDGSGLLEPINVASNEGKKGLGCEAAASGSVALSNADKRKIATWQKTQARYQQTDIFGDSEDST; encoded by the exons ATGTCTGACAGCGAGTcagaaaataacacaaaagatGTGAAGCGTAACGGTATAAATTTTCAACTTAAGGAAAATACCGTAATTGTAAAGCTGGAACATGAAGAATTATGCGCCTACATAGGGGAGCTGCATGAGTTGCTTATAAAAAAagacaagaaaattaaaaagtacaaGGAGAAATATAAAGAGCTG ctgaaaaaattcaaagtcgaaaaaacaaaagcaaacagtGACACCGAGAAAACGCTTGCTACCACAAGCGTTGAACTTGCCACCAAAACACCTGCTTTGGAAGACAATAAACTAACAGAAG ataatgcCGCTACTGTTGACAATTTCGTTGACGAAATTCGTCAGGCAGCCGAACAGGCACAGAATTTGAATGGTTTCGTCTATGAGCCCACGTCTGGACTGTATTATGATCAAAAGACTGGCTACTACTATAATGCG GAATATGGCCTCTATTATGATGGAAATAACGGCTGCTACTACAACTACAATCAAGAGAGAAATGCCTTCGAATTTCATTCGCAAGTTTCTGCGCAGCAATTACAGAAAACTGCAGAG GATGATATTGATGTGAACGAGGTGGTCGAGTTCGATGAGTTTGGCGGCGTAATAACCGATCAAGAGCGTCTGCATAAAATCAAAGAGGAACGCCGCAAAGAGCAGGAGGAGGAACGTGCATGGCGCAAAAAGaagaaatctaaaaattcaaagaCGGCAAAGAGTGCCAAGTCGTCGAAACGCAGGCATAAATCGAAGAAACGTAAGCGCTCACGCAAACACTCGCACTCATCGTCAGATTCCTctgagagcgagagcgaaagtgACGAAGAAAAAACCTCGTCAACGAAGCGTGCACGCCAGAAGTCCCTTGACGTAGAGGATGGCGAGTTAACCGAGTCTAGCAGCAGCGAAAGTGGCAGCCAAAGTGAAGATAGCAGATATAGTAATAACAAGGAGGGGAAGGGAGTTGCAACTTTTTCGGGCGGTGGGCGCTTTCAAg ATATAGCCAAAAAATATCCTCCTTCGCTGCGCATTATTGTGCAAGAAAGCAATTTGGATAGCGTAAAAGTTGGTAGTCTAAGTCTGATTACTTATAAGGGCGGTAGTTTGGGGCGTGAAGGCAATCACGATGTCATAATACCGGATGTCAATGTGTCCAAG CTACACATGAAGTTCCATTATGACCACAAGCAATGTATTTACAAATGTATCGATTTGGGTTCACGCAATGGTACTGTACTGAATGGCACGCGCATGTCTGCATCGAAGAAAGAGAGCTCTGAGTATGATTTAGCGCATGGCAGTGTTTTGCAAATCGGTCAAACGAAGCTGCTGTGTCACGTGCACGAAGGTAACAGCACATGTGGCTTATGTGAGCCGGGTTTGTTGATCGAGTCGCCGCGTGAAAGTAGCGGTACGACTAGCAACACTGTTGTGCTATCACACCGCGAACAGTTAAAGAAATTGCAAAAGAAGTATGGCTTGGAGAAAGAGA AATTTGTGGAGGCTAAACAAATTGTCGGCAACTATAATGATCGCGCTGCAACGCGGCGCATACAGATCGGCAGTTCAACAGATGGCGAGAAAACTCAGTCAGCTTCTGTTAATAC TGAAATCTCTTCCGAAAATAAGGGCTTCAAAATGCTCTCTAAACTCGGCTGGAATAAGGGCGAGGCTTTGGGAAAAGCTAATGATGGTTCAGGACTTTTGGAACCG ATCAATGTCGCATCGAATGAAGGGAAAAAAGGTTTGGGTTGCGAGGCAGCTGCCTCGGGTAGTGTAGCACTTTCCAATGCAGATAAGCGCAAGATTGCCACTTGGCAGAAGACGCAGGCCCGTTATCAGCAAACTGATATTTTTGGAGATAGCGAAGATAGTACTTAA
- the LOC129243862 gene encoding angiogenic factor with G patch and FHA domains 1 isoform X3, translating into MSDSESENNTKDVKRNGINFQLKENTVIVKLEHEELCAYIGELHELLIKKDKKIKKYKEKYKELLKKFKVEKTKANSDTEKTLATTSVELATKTPALEDNKLTEDNAATVDNFVDEIRQAAEQAQNLNGFVYEPTSGLYYDQKTGYYYNAEYGLYYDGNNGCYYNYNQERNAFEFHSQVSAQQLQKTAEGNNANCKDVLTNYVNNSLLNRFSNLNINRMRSNALDIAKKYPPSLRIIVQESNLDSVKVGSLSLITYKGGSLGREGNHDVIIPDVNVSKLHMKFHYDHKQCIYKCIDLGSRNGTVLNGTRMSASKKESSEYDLAHGSVLQIGQTKLLCHVHEGNSTCGLCEPGLLIESPRESSGTTSNTVVLSHREQLKKLQKKYGLEKEKFVEAKQIVGNYNDRAATRRIQIGSSTDGEKTQSASVNTEISSENKGFKMLSKLGWNKGEALGKANDGSGLLEPINVASNEGKKGLGCEAAASGSVALSNADKRKIATWQKTQARYQQTDIFGDSEDST; encoded by the exons ATGTCTGACAGCGAGTcagaaaataacacaaaagatGTGAAGCGTAACGGTATAAATTTTCAACTTAAGGAAAATACCGTAATTGTAAAGCTGGAACATGAAGAATTATGCGCCTACATAGGGGAGCTGCATGAGTTGCTTATAAAAAAagacaagaaaattaaaaagtacaaGGAGAAATATAAAGAGCTG ctgaaaaaattcaaagtcgaaaaaacaaaagcaaacagtGACACCGAGAAAACGCTTGCTACCACAAGCGTTGAACTTGCCACCAAAACACCTGCTTTGGAAGACAATAAACTAACAGAAG ataatgcCGCTACTGTTGACAATTTCGTTGACGAAATTCGTCAGGCAGCCGAACAGGCACAGAATTTGAATGGTTTCGTCTATGAGCCCACGTCTGGACTGTATTATGATCAAAAGACTGGCTACTACTATAATGCG GAATATGGCCTCTATTATGATGGAAATAACGGCTGCTACTACAACTACAATCAAGAGAGAAATGCCTTCGAATTTCATTCGCAAGTTTCTGCGCAGCAATTACAGAAAACTGCAGAG GGCAACAACGCCAACTGTAAAGATGTTCTAACGAATTATGTAAATAATTcacttttaaatcgtttttcaaATCTTAACATAAACCGAATGCGTAGCAATGCATTAG ATATAGCCAAAAAATATCCTCCTTCGCTGCGCATTATTGTGCAAGAAAGCAATTTGGATAGCGTAAAAGTTGGTAGTCTAAGTCTGATTACTTATAAGGGCGGTAGTTTGGGGCGTGAAGGCAATCACGATGTCATAATACCGGATGTCAATGTGTCCAAG CTACACATGAAGTTCCATTATGACCACAAGCAATGTATTTACAAATGTATCGATTTGGGTTCACGCAATGGTACTGTACTGAATGGCACGCGCATGTCTGCATCGAAGAAAGAGAGCTCTGAGTATGATTTAGCGCATGGCAGTGTTTTGCAAATCGGTCAAACGAAGCTGCTGTGTCACGTGCACGAAGGTAACAGCACATGTGGCTTATGTGAGCCGGGTTTGTTGATCGAGTCGCCGCGTGAAAGTAGCGGTACGACTAGCAACACTGTTGTGCTATCACACCGCGAACAGTTAAAGAAATTGCAAAAGAAGTATGGCTTGGAGAAAGAGA AATTTGTGGAGGCTAAACAAATTGTCGGCAACTATAATGATCGCGCTGCAACGCGGCGCATACAGATCGGCAGTTCAACAGATGGCGAGAAAACTCAGTCAGCTTCTGTTAATAC TGAAATCTCTTCCGAAAATAAGGGCTTCAAAATGCTCTCTAAACTCGGCTGGAATAAGGGCGAGGCTTTGGGAAAAGCTAATGATGGTTCAGGACTTTTGGAACCG ATCAATGTCGCATCGAATGAAGGGAAAAAAGGTTTGGGTTGCGAGGCAGCTGCCTCGGGTAGTGTAGCACTTTCCAATGCAGATAAGCGCAAGATTGCCACTTGGCAGAAGACGCAGGCCCGTTATCAGCAAACTGATATTTTTGGAGATAGCGAAGATAGTACTTAA